In Juglans microcarpa x Juglans regia isolate MS1-56 chromosome 1S, Jm3101_v1.0, whole genome shotgun sequence, the genomic stretch attttttttacttagccacttaattaaaaaataatgactgAATTTCAAAAAATGTCACAAATTTTTTGCGAAAATATCTTTATCCTAAGATATGTTATCCAattatttgtcaaaaaaaaaaaaaaaaaaagagtctaaAAAATGTAGATTGTATGAAATAGTTGATATGAGGGTCCAGCTTGTAGAAGAGCTTAATACGGTGGACCTTAGTGTAGTGGATCAAGTCAAAGGGTCCAAAAGCAGATAAAGAAACACAAGGAAAGTGGACCCCAAGTCTTATCCACCCATTGAATCGACCGTTTAACGAAGCAGTGCATCGGAGGGGAAacgaaagagaggaaaaaaataaaataaaaaaaaaaggaaaaagagagtgttTCAGCTATTACACTATACACTACTGCATAGGGACtagagagagggaggaaatGGACAAGTCTGCAAAAGAGGGAGAGTACTGCAAGTTCGAATTATTCTTCTTCTGTGTATGATTGCTTTTACAATCCTCAGTAACTCTATTGGACTCGTATTTCACCACTTTCCTCTCTCCATCCTTTCTCCCCTCTTtattctctctatatatattttgtttttttatacatataatatatggtaATGGTACGTCCCCGAGGCTGCGCGACCAGTCCAGAACCGGaacaaacagagagaagaaGGGTGGGGGGAggtgattttaaaaacatggGGTGGGGGAAGGGGGCAGGGTCCTCACAAGCCTTTTACACGTGATAAAGAAAACAACCAAAAGCACTTGCATGCGTGTATAAAGATTCATTTATCATCAtcacctctctctttctctctctatctctggtATCCGAATCCTCCACCAAAACCCATCTTTTATATGTAGTAAGCTTTTGGTTCCCCTTTTTAATCTCTGCTCACGTTCTTTGCCACCCATCCTTTTAAAgcctcccttcttcttctttgttatgATTTGATTCAAGTGCAGAGCGATTGTTTTAGTATTCCATCACTCCCATAGTCTCTGAGTGTGGTGTGTTGGTTAGTTGGTGAGTCTTCAATCTTTTGGCTTCTTTTGACTTGGTTATATTTAATGGGGGCTGCACTTCCTCGTCGGAATTAGTTTTGGGTATCCTAcagagtgattttttttttcaagttcctACAGATAGTGATTACGCTTCCCTTTTCAATGTTTATTCCTTCTCTTTGGATTTgttcttaatttttgttttcttctcggTGTTTTTATTCTCCTCCTACAGCAATCACCTGGTTTTAAAAtctgtaaaatatatatatacacatattctTTTGTCATGTTTTATCCGTTTGGGTTTATTCATCTTCTATATGATTATCGGTTTCAGGTAGGGGAGATGCCTAAGGGAATGGTTTTGACTTCTGGATATTTCCGTTTCTTGGGGTTCTAATTGTTTGtctaattatatttattcattccaTGCTCTCTGTCTGCCAGTTCATTGTGTTGCTAATAGAAGAATCTGAAGAAGATTTGTCTTCGGTTTTGCATATATGCTTTTCGAGTTTACAACTGATTTTTGGGCTGCAAGTTTTATTTGGGGTTTCGTGTTTTATGTTTCTTCTCTTATTGATGGGCTTCTGAGTTTTTGAGTCGagaataagaaattatattaaaataaccatcttttttggttgtgtttgagCTATCTTTGTCTTCTCGACCCAATGGCTCTTTAATTACTAGTCAGAAGAAACTGTTACTATTTGTTTCTTGGTTGGCTCTCTCATTTCCATCTATTTTTAAGGGGTCAAGCTGCTTCCTGAAACATATGTGAATGGACCGGCTTTTCTACTTATCAAAGGAAATAGTAATGCTTGTAATGTTCATCGAAAGATGGAACTTTTGCACATACTTTTTTTACTTTGAGTACAAAACCATGATGCATTTCCCATCATTATTTCCATTTGTTTACTATCTTTTGTTATGTCGCTGACCTGCATTTCCccgtttatttttttccccagcTGAAATAGTCTCAAGTCTGTGAGAGAAAtaggaaagaataaaaagaaggcAGTGCGTTTGCGTGCCATTTGGTGAAGCTCCTCTCTTTTCGACGAGTAATTGTGCTTTTGCGTATCAGTTTCAGTCCGCAAAATTAGCGAATCCAACATGCCTGTAAGGCAGATGAAAGAGAGCTCAGAGCAACACCTTGTGATCAAAACCCACTTGCAGAACTCCATGAACCAAATGCAGAAGGCACCCACCAACAAAACTGCCCAAAATGGTAAAGGTCCACCACCCCAAGAGCCCCATAACACAAAACCTCACAACCAAACTTCACCACCAtcaaaaaacaaaggaagaagaaggggtaGAGGTGGCCGAAAGTTTGATCAAGGCGATGTTTGTATGCGTCCGAGTTCCCGGCACTGCACCGTGGCGAATACGCCCGTCTCTGCGAATACGGCCGGAGCCCTTTTAGCGAGTACTCTAGATGGATCGGTTGAAAACGGTGGCAACTTGTGTGGAATGGATATGAGTTTTCCTACTACGAGCAAGGCTTCGAGTTTTGCCCGGAGGCCTGGTTTTGGGCAAGTTGGGACAAAGTGTATTGTAAAGGCCAACCATTTCTTTGCGGAGTTACCGGAGAAGGACCTGAACCAGTATGATGTAAGCTGTTTACTTTAATGGGGCTAATATTAAACTTAGCTGTTAATATGATGCTGCGGATAATTGAATTGCATTTTGCTTTGTGTCATAGCACTTGGGTCCCTTGAATCTGACATCCAGTAAGTTTATGGTGTGGTTTATTcatatgtttgtttttacattGCAGAGGAAATCGATCAGGTTTCTGTTATTCGtctgtccttttcttttatagCCATTTATGAGTTTTAAATTGGGCCATCAATTTTGTTCTTATTGTTTGTTTGCCTTTTCACCATCTGTGTACTGATTCGGCAGGTGACCATAACTCCTGAAGTGTCATCAAGAACCGTGAACAGAGCCATCATGGAAGAACTGGTAAGATTGTACAGAGAATCTGATTTAGGAACGAGACTACCTGCTTATGATGGCAGAAAGAGTTTGTACACAGCTGGGGAGCTGCCCTTTGCTTGGAAAGAGTTCAAAATTAAGCTAGTAGATGAGGAAGATGGAATCAATGGTCCCAAGTAAGAATTTATTGCCTGTGCCATCCTGTTCCCATtttaacctctctctctctctctgatttagtccacaccccccccccccccggcgtgCCCTCTGGGTTAtgctcttctctcttttctttgcACCATCTGGGTCGTCCTCGTTTCTTAGTTGAAGTTTCTCGTTCTgaatatttatgaattaaacaaaacaaaaaaacaaaaaaaaaaaattaaaataacaaaaatcttTATAATTTAGATTATGACTTTTGCTTTATGATGGACTTTGCtgtggatttttctttttttcgtttttgttaTATACCTATGAAAGTAACAATTGGTCTATATAAAATTTCCAGACGGGAAAGAGAATATAAAGTGGTGATTAAGTTTGTCGCGAGGGCAAACATGCATCATTTGGGTCAGTTTCTAGCTGGCAAGCGTGCAGATGCTCCACAGGAAGCTCTTCAAATTCTTGACATTGTATTAAGGGAGCTTTCAACAAAGAGGTATAATTTCTCAATGCGTGTTATCTCGCCAAATTATATATGTGACAGATGACCCTTGCACAATTGGTTCTTGTAACCTTACAAAGCCTACGTTTTGTAAAGGTATTGCCCAATAGGGAGATCCTTCTTTTCTCCAGATATTAGAATGCCACAACGGCTCGGTGATGGCTTGGAATCATGGTGTGGTTTTTACCAGAGTATAAGGCCTACCCAGATGGGCCTGTCCTTAAACATTGGTAATTCTATGAATTTTCTAATGGACAGTGCTTGAGATTTTTTCAAACAGTCTCCCTGTTATTTACTCAATTATCACATTTGACAGATATGGCTTCAGCTGCATTTATTGAGCCTCTCCCAGTAATAGACTTTGTTGCCCAGCTTCTTGGCAAAGATGTTTTGTCAAGACCATTGTCTGATTCTGACCGTGTAAAGGTACTTTTCTCTGCATTAGTGATGCGGTGGGGTTTTGTTTtctagatattttatttaatctagAATACAATTGGAATGTTTACCAGATCAAGAGAGCCCTAAGAGGAGTGAAAGTTGAAGTAACACACAGAGGCAATGTACGGAGGAAGTATCGTGTTTCTGGATTGACGTCTCAACCTACAAGAGAACTAGTGtaggttttaaattatttgtctGTATTTGCCCTTCAAAGTCTATAGAATTGGAAGTTGGTGAGAGTTCTTGCATCATGAAAAATGGAAGCTGACTATAAATAGAGTTTAGCCGTATTTCCCAtaccagaaaagaaaaactcgTTCTTGTCAATTCCCTCTTTAAATCCTTCATAAATGTGTTCATATTTTGGTTAATTGAGGTATATTTGTTCAGGTTTCCTGTTGATGACAACTCAACCATGAAGTCAGTTGTTGAATACTTCCAAGAGATGTATGGCTTTACCATTCAACACACACACCTTCCTTGTCTTCAAGTAGGAAACCAAAAGAAGGCCAACTATTTGCCTATGGAGGTAGGGAGTATCTGTTAATaaagttctctctttctccaagttgattttatttcagattttgtCCACAATTCCTTCACGATTATGCTTTTGATGATGCAGGCCTGCAAAATTGTTGAGGGGCAACGATACACAAAAAGGCTCAATGAGAGGCAAATTACTGCTCTCCTAAAAGTTACTTGCCAAAGACCTAGAGATCGAGAATATGATATTTTGCAGGTAGTTTTGACGTTCTAATATTGTATATTCGTCAAATTACTCAATCGAGCCATTTTGCAACTTTTAGAAGATGGGATTTGTGGACTTGTCTTGATACATAGATGCCTTTCCTTCACTTGGTTATGAGATCCTGGAAAAGGAAGATACATTGGAATCTTTGAGACCCTTCATTCCACCCTTAACTAATTGTAAAAGCTTGAAAACCTTAACATACCCTGTTGtcctacattttatatatgtatgggGTTCTTGAGAATGTGTCAAATCATCTGATAGACAAGTTAAACAACTTCTACTGTCTGCTGGAAGGCCGTATCCaattgtaccttttttttttttattcttttcatgcTAAGAGAACTAAAATAAATGACTAGTTGGAATATCAACATAATAGCACGAGACCTATGACTAAGCCTCAAACTGAGTTGCATGCATTTTTAACAAGAGGACATTGTGACCATGCAAGCCATGTAAATTGGAATTATGGTGTTATATGACCTGTCTGGTGTTGTTGGGTTCTGATTTAGTTCATACGGATAACTATCATTCTTGGTCTGAAACAGACAGTTCAACAAAATGCCTATGATCAAGACCCTTATGCAAAGGAGTTTGGCATCAAAATCAGTGAAAAGCTAGCTTCTGTTGAGGCACGAATTCTTCCTGCTCCTTGGGTAATGTGCTTCTACTATTACGACTATTATGTTTAGAAAAAGACATTTGGTATTATATTACCGCTCACTATCATGGCACCCTTAACTGCAGCTGAAGTATCATGAAGCTGGAAAGGAAAAAGACTGTTTGCCACAAGTTGGTCAGTGGAACATGATGAACAAGGTATCATTGTTGTGACATTTTCCAACAAGGGCAGATGCCTTTGGTATCCCCTCCAGTCAAGAATCTCATGGATTTTCATGGATATTACATTACCCCTAATTCCGTTATTGATTTTACTGCTCATCTCTTGGTTATCTGTTCCTCACATAATGCAGAAAATGATCAATGGGATGACTGTAAGCCGGTGGGCATGTATAAATTTCTCACGGAGTGTGCAGGAGAGTGTTGCTCGTGGGTTTTGTAATGAACTTGCCCAAATGTGTCAAGTGTCTGGCATGGTAACCCTTTTATCTGTTTCATTTTGCATGTTTCAAGATTAGACAGTTTCTTCGAAGAAGACCTTtagtttttttcctattttctagGAATTTAATCCGGAGCCCGTCATTTCAATCTACAATGCGAGGCCTGAACAAGTGGAGAAAGCCTTGAAGCATGTCTATCATGCAGCCATGAACAAGACGAAAGGAAAAGAACTAGAGCTGCTGTTAGCTATTTTGCCAGACAACAATGGGTCTTTATATGGTATGTCTTGCGTTGAAATTTTGGCTGTTATGTCCATGAAACTGGGATGTGCTTCATCTGCTTGAATTGAAAGTAAAACTTAAATTTGATGTGGTTGTtctatatgattattttttcagGCGATCTCAAACGAATATGTGAAACTGATCTTGGTTTGATATCGCAATGCTGTCTCACAAAGCATGTTTTCAAGATCAGCAAGCAGTACTTGGCAAATGTGTCTCTGAAGATCAATGTTAAGGTTTGATTAATCCtcattttatatgaaattactCCCAATTTTCGTTTTACTTGCATTCATCATCAAACGGCGAAATTCTCAATATTTGAATATGTATCAGGCCACTAATTTCTGGCTCTTATGGCATTGATAACTTGATTTTTAAAGCACCCTTGATTAAGTCATTAGTTTGAGAATGGTAATGCATGCCTCGTTTTATATATAACTGAAATATTCTGGAAGTATAAACCACGGCAGCAATTGGTATCAGCATGCCCACTCTTACGTTTATCTGAATAATTCTCCACTTTCTAGCAAACTCATGGTTCCTGATACCTGaatcctgattttttttttcttattgttgGTGTGCAGATGGGTGGTAGAAACACTGTTCTTCTAGATGCTATCAGCTGCCGAATTCCATTAGTGAGTGACATACCAACAATAATATTCGGAGCTGATGTGACGCACCCAGAGAATGGAGAAGACTCCAGTCCCTCAATAGCTGCTGTATGATttccttaattatatatattttgtcctAACTACTTTCCAATTAAAGGATTATTCTGGCTTTGGTAGCTTATAGAGTTGGTCCAACTGTAGGTAGTAGCTTCCCAGGACTGGCCTGAAGTGACAAAATATGCTGGATTAGTTTGTGCTCAAGCTCACAGGCAGGAACTCATACAGGACTTGTACAAAACGTGGCATGATCCTGTTCGTGGTGCAGTTAATGGTGGAATGATCCGGTATGAGACTTCACTTTTAAGCTGGACTGGTTTAATCTTTGTTGCTTCTTTGTTGTCCATTTTTTAGGTCAGCATTTCATGTCTGTATTTATCCACTTCTTGCAGGGATCTCCTTGTTTCTTTTAGGAAGGCAACTGGGCAGAAGCCGCTAAGGATTATATTTTACAGGTCAACATTCTTCTAGTCTCTAATGCAGGTTTTCAGaactactttttttcaaaacatgttCTCTTTCTAATGTTGCATGAGCCTTTATGAAATTGCACTACTAGCTTCATTGATGTGTAAAAATGCAGGAAGCCATATGCAAGAGAAGTGGGCCTTCTCTTTtgtccccaaaaaaaaatatatacactaaCACATATCCACTTGTAACTTTGACGAGTGGTGAGCATCAATGGAATGTTTATGTTAAGTTATATCTCTAAAGGGATTATGCTTTTCAATGATTTTGCCATGCTCTGATCCAACTTTACATGATGTGCATACAGTGGAATGTGTGTAGAGAATTACATGCATTAATCGTGTTTTGTAAATACATTGCAAAGTTCATTGTATACTTACAGTTTCTATCATGATCAACAACCAATGTGAACAGGGATGGGGTAAGTGAAGGGCAGTTTTATCAAGTTCTGCTTTATGAGTTAGATGCGATCCGGAAGGTGAgaattgatttatttatcttttttgctatgttaaataatttagaataaacACAAAGTCACACGGTTTCACAATCACTGCACAGGCCTGTGCTTCACTTGAACCGAACTATCAACCACCAGTGACTTTCATCGTGGTGCAAAAACGACATCACACTCGATTGTTTGCTAACAACCATAGGGACAGAAGCAGCACAGACAAGAGTGGGAACGTTTTGCCTGGTGAggtttaaatttcataaaaaaaaaaaaaaaaaaatcacctgtTTTCCTTTGCATTCTTATGCACACATGCAAAAAATCATAGGTTTTATAACGACTTCATTCTGTTTTCTCAGGCACTGTGGTTGATTCCAAAATTTGTCATCCAACAGAATTTGATTTTTATCTCTGCAGCCATGCTGGTATTCAGgtaaaacattattatttgaTTGGAGATGACTTACAAttccaacttatcaaaaaagatgACTTACAATTCCAAATGTTACTTAGGAATCCGTACTCTCTTAAAAGAAATGTTACTTAGGAACTAGAGAAGTGATAAACAGTGATGTATGCAAACATCATAAGAGGAATCTTATCAAACCTTATATTGGGGTGGTGGAGGAAATACCATTACACACGtcgaaggaaaaagaaatttacaagcataaaagaaaaggaatagcATGATTGGGCACCATCCTATTCTTTGTTCTCTGTTGGGCTGTCACATTTAGTTAGGAAGTTTTGGGAGCCGTTACTTTCCATTTTAAGGACTTGGATGAGGtcatttacttattaaaaaaataaatcatactGGTATATTATGGTCTCTACCGTAAAATTAATCTGTAAATGCTGAAACACAAAGGCAACATGTATGATGGAAGATTCTTGttatttagtttcttttttttataggtaatcttGTTATTTAGTTAATAGTGAGTAGCTGACAACTGCACCCAGTTGATTCTTTGTAAATTCTGTAGCTTCAGTACATGTAAACTGAAATTTTGACCAACAATTTCTATATCATATAATAGGGGACAAGTCGGCCAGCTCACTACCATATTCTATGGGATGAGAACAATTTTACCGCAGATGGAATCCAGACATTGACAAACAATCTCTGTTATACATATGCAAGATGCACACGCTCTGTCTCTGTTGGTACGCAATGTTGTTCTTTTCACTGTTGTCAACGTATGATGAATTCACTATCAAACCTAATCccttccccttctctctcttggATAATTTTGAAGATTAGCTCAGCACTTAAGGCAGTAGGCATGAAAAAACTTGTGTATGCTATAAATGCATTGCTGATATCATTTCTAATCACTCCATTGGAAGGATTTGAGATGACTTCCTTCACATAAATCTTACCacggaaagaaaagaagtacCTCTTAAGATCAGTATACATACAAGTAGCAGCCTATAATGTTagctttacttgtaaaaaaaaaaaaattgttagctTACATGACACCATTGTGGTGGGAGAAGAACACGGAAAAAACTAGAGCCTTGCTATCAATTTGTTCATTTTGTCCTCCTAACGAAAGGAGTCCCAGCCAATTGTAATACAATGTTTAATTGAAGTGGCTGAATTTGTTGTTCCTTTGTAGTTCCTCCGGCTTATTATGCACATTTAGCTGCTTTTCGTGCCCGATTCTACATGGAGCCAGAGATGCAGGAGAATGGCTCAACAGGTGGTGGTACCTGTCATGGTACCAAGAGTACACGAGCAGCTGGAGAGTCTGGTGTCCGGCCATTGCCGGCCTTAAAGGAGAATGTGAAAAGAGTAATGTTTTACTGTTAAGAGACCACAGAGAGGGTTATAACATAAACACCAAATCGGTCGCGAATCACCATTTCCTTCACCGCTACATATTCTTTGTACATGTATGATGATCCAGGCGTGTGGTTTCAAGTTCTTCCGGGATTCAGATAAGTAATTTTACCAGTAGAGCTTTAGTTTATGGTTCATACTTGGTACTAACTAGCAAAGAACATGGAAAGCACACCCATCATAGATAGCAGGTTTTGATTAAGCTAGAAATTGTCCACCGATGATGTGAAGAAAGTTAAACTAGGTCTTGTACAAATTTTTAAGTATCAATCTATATGTAGCAAAAATTTCCCCAGTACTTGCTTACAATTTTTTGATCGAATTTGGCATATACCATGGCAATGATGTTCGAAGTAAATAAAAGGATGTAAATAGTAACTCAAGGTAGTGAAAACGATCGTTTCGGAACTCGAGAGCCGGATacttttttggggggggggggggggggggggggggtctgaATTCCTGAACCCCAAATGGGTTACAATGGTTACGTCATGGCACatataatagagaaatgatagttgagTATacttataatcattttaaaaaaagtgaataaatatttacataaaaaaaattaatttttaataataaattttattttttttttaaataattatacggtGCTTGTTCACTCTACGGTTgcatatagtattactcttgtTCCTGCATCAAAACGTTAAATCTATgcagtgtgtttttttttttttttttggtcgcCTTTTCTTTCAAAAGCCACAGATGTCCGCAAACTGCTGGTACTTATTCATGGTATGGAACCGCGTACTGTTTTTGTCTTGCAACGGCGGTAAGGATGTTGAATCGTTGATCCCAATATGACACCTTACCAACTAAGCATTACTCACGCACGTATCAGACTAGTCAAATGCTCCAACGGAAGACCACATTCCCTCATTGGGAGTTTGTACAGCTAGCACATTACCTCATCAGATCCGGCCACTAGTAAGGCCAGCTCTAACACATATATGCAGGTGGACACTTGGTTTGAATTTTCATGGAGAAACATAATGTAAAGCATGCTTctactttttgaaaaatgagcCGAAGTACTCGAGCCCAGCTAGCTAGGAGCTGCATGGGGATCCAAAACGGGTTCAAGCTGCATGCATGTGAAAGCGTGGGAAAAATTAAAGGCAATTTAAAGGCCGTTGCTTGGGAGTAGTACTATTGAACTTGCACATTCAACTCTTAAACAAATCTTTTTGCATTGCATGCAGTAGCTTTAAGATTTTGggagtattatatataatgagacCCATACAGTGCCTATTGCCCGCCGTAAAAGAAGCTAGCTACACTTAAtgctacatatatatttatatatatggaaaatatttattgcagTCTACTGTATACTGCAGCTGCAGCACACCCTGTgctgtattttaaaaaaaaaaaaaattgtatgtggAGTGTATAAAGAGGGCAGCTGACGTATAGCcacactcatatatatatatatatatagtactactctGGACCAGGACCAGTTTTATTTACACAAGCGAGGCTAACCTTTTTGATGAACCGTTGTTGTTGTTCTAAGATGCAAGTAATCAACTCCTCGGATTCCTTGCTTGCAAGTTCATATGACAGGCTTGAACAAGCTGCTaggtatgtgtgtgtgtgtgtatgaatgtatgtataTGGAATTTCACGAGATTGTCACATTAATGGAGTATTTACAACCACTTTCTATaggaaaaaatgttgaaaattagGACTGCATGCACATAAAATTGACTGAACcactaaggccttgtttgaaG encodes the following:
- the LOC121245844 gene encoding protein argonaute 10-like, coding for MPVRQMKESSEQHLVIKTHLQNSMNQMQKAPTNKTAQNGKGPPPQEPHNTKPHNQTSPPSKNKGRRRGRGGRKFDQGDVCMRPSSRHCTVANTPVSANTAGALLASTLDGSVENGGNLCGMDMSFPTTSKASSFARRPGFGQVGTKCIVKANHFFAELPEKDLNQYDVTITPEVSSRTVNRAIMEELVRLYRESDLGTRLPAYDGRKSLYTAGELPFAWKEFKIKLVDEEDGINGPKREREYKVVIKFVARANMHHLGQFLAGKRADAPQEALQILDIVLRELSTKRYCPIGRSFFSPDIRMPQRLGDGLESWCGFYQSIRPTQMGLSLNIDMASAAFIEPLPVIDFVAQLLGKDVLSRPLSDSDRVKIKRALRGVKVEVTHRGNVRRKYRVSGLTSQPTRELVFPVDDNSTMKSVVEYFQEMYGFTIQHTHLPCLQVGNQKKANYLPMEACKIVEGQRYTKRLNERQITALLKVTCQRPRDREYDILQTVQQNAYDQDPYAKEFGIKISEKLASVEARILPAPWLKYHEAGKEKDCLPQVGQWNMMNKKMINGMTVSRWACINFSRSVQESVARGFCNELAQMCQVSGMEFNPEPVISIYNARPEQVEKALKHVYHAAMNKTKGKELELLLAILPDNNGSLYGDLKRICETDLGLISQCCLTKHVFKISKQYLANVSLKINVKMGGRNTVLLDAISCRIPLVSDIPTIIFGADVTHPENGEDSSPSIAAVVASQDWPEVTKYAGLVCAQAHRQELIQDLYKTWHDPVRGAVNGGMIRDLLVSFRKATGQKPLRIIFYRDGVSEGQFYQVLLYELDAIRKACASLEPNYQPPVTFIVVQKRHHTRLFANNHRDRSSTDKSGNVLPGTVVDSKICHPTEFDFYLCSHAGIQGTSRPAHYHILWDENNFTADGIQTLTNNLCYTYARCTRSVSVVPPAYYAHLAAFRARFYMEPEMQENGSTGGGTCHGTKSTRAAGESGVRPLPALKENVKRVMFYC